One stretch of Magnetococcales bacterium DNA includes these proteins:
- a CDS encoding nucleotidyltransferase substrate binding protein codes for MIDYDQLTKSLKHLELQFANHAAARNRPELSTLDREALAESVIQRFETCYDTLWKDLKRYLVEVLGLPKVPNSPKPIIRLASREQPVP; via the coding sequence ATGATCGACTATGATCAATTGACAAAATCCCTCAAACACCTGGAACTACAGTTCGCCAACCATGCCGCGGCGCGGAATCGTCCCGAACTTTCCACTTTGGATCGGGAAGCCCTCGCCGAATCGGTCATCCAGAGGTTCGAGACCTGTTACGATACCTTGTGGAAAGACCTTAAGCGTTATTTGGTTGAAGTTCTGGGGTTGCCAAAAGTGCCCAACAGCCCGAAACCCATCATTCGCCTGGCGAGTCGGGAACAACCCGTCCCATGA
- a CDS encoding glycosyltransferase family 4 protein, protein MTDMSNGVRGVALSWSVGHYHGWGVYGLNLVLALLRQGLRPRLLQKPGAMDLDPLQARLLIPVLEDSTDLLRVRHLHPQRIIRSADTLPLIHSDGRLTFDDVRFEGLPPVGITFFETARIEPGNIEQARHCRRIIVGSRWNERVLREKYGLDNVHYVMQGVETTQFHPSGRRGLLKDRFVIFSGGKLEFRKGQDLVVETFRRFHARHPEAFLLTAWSNRWVDPSSRFPERWIEGFPEEGTTGLERWMGQNLPVGSFLDVGLVANPRMPEVLREVDVALFPNRCEGGTNLVAMECMAMAIPVILSANTGHLDLADEDRCLILRQQSPVVSPVTGEFMEDWGESSVEEAVAALERVFDDTEGAARRGGAGHRFMNDFPWSRQCDRVIDLAVGI, encoded by the coding sequence ATGACGGATATGTCCAATGGCGTCCGGGGGGTGGCACTGTCCTGGTCGGTGGGGCATTACCACGGCTGGGGGGTCTATGGCTTGAATCTGGTCCTGGCGTTGCTCAGGCAGGGACTCCGTCCGCGACTCCTGCAAAAACCGGGCGCCATGGATCTGGATCCCCTTCAGGCACGGTTGTTGATTCCGGTACTGGAGGATTCGACCGATCTTCTTCGGGTGCGCCACCTCCATCCCCAGCGCATCATCCGGTCCGCCGATACCCTTCCCCTGATTCATTCCGATGGTCGCCTGACTTTTGATGACGTCCGGTTCGAAGGATTGCCTCCCGTCGGAATCACCTTCTTCGAAACGGCCCGTATCGAACCGGGGAACATCGAACAGGCACGGCACTGTCGCCGCATCATCGTCGGCTCGCGTTGGAACGAACGGGTATTGCGGGAAAAATACGGCCTCGACAATGTCCATTACGTCATGCAGGGGGTGGAAACCACGCAGTTTCACCCTTCCGGACGACGTGGCCTGCTCAAGGACCGTTTCGTCATCTTTTCCGGCGGCAAACTGGAGTTTCGCAAGGGACAGGATCTGGTGGTGGAGACCTTTCGCCGTTTTCATGCCAGGCATCCCGAGGCCTTTCTCCTGACGGCGTGGAGCAACCGTTGGGTCGATCCATCCAGCCGGTTCCCGGAACGTTGGATCGAGGGTTTTCCCGAGGAAGGGACGACGGGGTTGGAACGGTGGATGGGACAAAATCTGCCGGTCGGTTCCTTTCTCGATGTCGGACTCGTCGCCAATCCCCGGATGCCCGAGGTGTTGCGCGAGGTCGATGTCGCGTTGTTTCCCAATCGCTGCGAAGGGGGGACCAACCTGGTGGCCATGGAATGCATGGCGATGGCCATCCCGGTCATCCTGTCGGCCAATACGGGGCATCTGGATCTGGCCGACGAGGACCGTTGCCTGATTCTGCGGCAACAGTCCCCGGTGGTCTCTCCCGTTACCGGAGAATTCATGGAGGACTGGGGTGAATCGTCGGTCGAGGAGGCGGTCGCGGCACTGGAACGGGTCTTTGACGATACCGAGGGGGCGGCCCGTCGGGGTGGGGCGGGACACCGGTTCATGAACGATTTTCCCTGGAGCCGCCAGTGTGACCGCGTGATCGACCTTGCCGTCGGCATCTGA